A region of Paractinoplanes abujensis DNA encodes the following proteins:
- a CDS encoding DHA2 family efflux MFS transporter permease subunit, with translation MTDQAAAPPGKLDAAVLKIAGVVVLGAIMSILDITVVSVALPTFQSEFGATYAQVAWTMTGYTLALATVIPLSGWAADRFGTKRLYMLALLLFTAGSVLCATAGSIEQLVAYRVLQGLGGGMLMPIGMTIMTRAAGPERIGRLMAVLGVPMLLGPIGGPILGGWLIEAASWHWVFLINLPIGVIGLIYAQLALPKDEPHKSEAFDFVGMLMLSPGLALFLYGVSSLPEEGTITATKVWTTMLIGTVLVVAFVIYSFKPKHPLLDLRLLKNRNLSVASISLFVFVIAFMGAGLLFPSYFLQVRGESTLDAGLLMAPQGIGAVLTMPIAGMLADKIPVGRTVPFAMTLIAVGFFGFTQVGTDTSYLFLCGSLFVMGLGMGGTMMPIMTSALRTLQPLEVARGSTLVNILQQIGGSIGTAIMSVILTSRLNGSPEVPGAVNPQTGETFTEADIAIANNHGANIPAPPEIIERGLQFAADSFSTTFWVGFALVLATFIPIAFLPRKRRATPPGAPGEPAVEAPILMH, from the coding sequence GTGACCGATCAAGCCGCCGCGCCTCCGGGCAAGCTCGACGCCGCGGTGCTCAAGATCGCCGGGGTGGTGGTGCTCGGCGCGATCATGTCGATCCTCGACATCACCGTCGTCAGCGTCGCCCTTCCGACCTTCCAGAGCGAGTTCGGCGCGACCTACGCACAGGTCGCCTGGACCATGACGGGATACACCTTGGCGCTGGCCACGGTGATCCCGCTGAGCGGATGGGCTGCCGACCGGTTCGGCACCAAGCGTCTCTACATGTTGGCTCTGCTGCTCTTCACCGCGGGCTCGGTGCTCTGCGCCACCGCCGGCTCGATCGAGCAGCTGGTCGCCTACCGGGTCCTGCAGGGCCTCGGCGGCGGCATGCTCATGCCGATCGGCATGACGATCATGACCCGGGCCGCGGGCCCGGAGCGGATCGGCCGGCTGATGGCCGTGCTGGGCGTGCCGATGCTGCTCGGCCCGATCGGCGGCCCGATCCTGGGCGGCTGGCTGATCGAGGCCGCGAGCTGGCACTGGGTGTTCCTGATCAACCTGCCGATCGGCGTCATCGGCCTGATCTACGCGCAGCTCGCGCTGCCCAAGGACGAGCCGCACAAGTCGGAGGCGTTCGACTTCGTCGGCATGCTGATGCTGTCGCCGGGTCTCGCCCTGTTCCTCTACGGCGTCTCGTCGCTGCCCGAGGAGGGCACGATCACGGCGACCAAGGTGTGGACGACGATGCTGATCGGCACGGTGCTGGTCGTCGCGTTCGTCATCTACTCGTTCAAGCCGAAGCACCCGCTGCTCGACCTGCGGCTGCTGAAGAACCGCAACCTGAGCGTCGCGAGCATCTCGCTGTTCGTCTTCGTGATCGCGTTCATGGGCGCCGGTCTGCTCTTCCCGAGCTACTTCCTGCAGGTGCGGGGCGAGTCGACCCTCGACGCCGGTCTGCTGATGGCCCCGCAGGGCATCGGCGCCGTGCTGACCATGCCGATCGCGGGCATGCTGGCCGACAAGATCCCGGTCGGGCGCACGGTGCCCTTCGCGATGACGCTGATCGCGGTCGGCTTCTTCGGGTTCACCCAGGTCGGCACGGACACGTCGTATCTGTTCCTGTGCGGCTCGCTGTTCGTGATGGGTCTGGGCATGGGCGGCACGATGATGCCGATCATGACTTCGGCGCTGCGGACGCTGCAGCCGCTCGAGGTGGCCCGCGGCTCCACGCTGGTCAACATCCTGCAGCAGATCGGTGGCTCGATCGGCACCGCGATCATGTCGGTGATCCTGACCAGCCGGCTCAACGGTTCGCCCGAGGTGCCGGGGGCGGTCAACCCGCAGACCGGTGAGACGTTCACCGAGGCGGACATCGCGATCGCCAACAACCACGGTGCGAACATTCCGGCGCCGCCGGAAATCATCGAGCGGGGCCTGCAGTTCGCGGCCGACTCGTTCTCGACCACGTTCTGGGTCGGCTTTGCGCTGGTGCTGGCGACGTTCATCCCGATCGCGTTCCTGCCGCGCAAGCGCCGGGCGACCCCGCCCGGAGCGCCGGGCGAGCCCGCGGTCGAGGCGCCCATCCTCATGCACTGA
- a CDS encoding ExeM/NucH family extracellular endonuclease, with amino-acid sequence MHRYLRRGPSAAALRAIGAAALATAIGVSLAGPAVAAAPGDPFISEIHYDNAGTDTGEAVEVQAPAGTDLTGWQIVLYNGNGGAAYNTATLSGAVPAAGVVVQNYPADGIQNGAPDGVALVKPDGSVAEFLSYEGVMTGTGGPANGLTSTDIGVSEIASTPVGHSLQKLDGTWQAPAASSFGVLNKNTPEEPGEPASCDTAVTHTIAQVQGTGAATPVANTKVTVEGVVTADHRTGGYNGVYVQTAGTGGDRPVTAGTASDAVFVYFGTSVANAPTVKIGDRVRVTGTVTEFNGLTEITTTAQGDTAVCASGVALPAPVALSLPLADAARESVESMLVAPVGAYTVADVYNTNRYGEIILAAGNEVAPIPTDLARPGSAEALAIKADNKARRILVDDGRTTNLAEAGLAPAYLTKDNPIRVGDTVEKFGPSVLSFGFSEWRLQPVDPAALQTTFKDTNPRTPAPADVGGDLRVASFNVLNYFVHFGGEARGATDAAALAKQQAKIVSAISALDADVVALMEIENSVRFEPDDPQVALKTLVGALNAKDGAGTWDYVRSPADLPGPEQQDFITTAIIFKPAAVTPKGAARSVNDESVWANAREPIAQTFTAGTATFTVVANHLKSKSASTPPSGDNVDTGDGQGAYNGDRKRQAAALATFVKSLGTDDVLLLGDFNAYSQEDPIQVLADAGYRNIAGADEKSYVFGGESGSLDHALASASLASKVTGVDVWNINSVESFAYEYDGYAPFYSADPYRASDHDPVVVGLRTGNAGPVDLQLLSINDFHGRLEPPTAGNGGAAQLVGMVNELRKANPNTAWISAGDNIGASTFISAIDDDNPTIDVLNAGKLAVSAVGNHEFDKGLADLQGRVEDRADFPYLAANVYKNGERVLPGYSVQTLGGVKVGYIGVVTEQTAALVSPDGIAGVEFRDPVAEANTLAAQLSDGNEANGEADVLVLLAHEGAATENIGSAAALQADPVFGDFTRVSAEIDAIFSGHTHQPYAFEVPVPGTDRTRPVIQAEDYGLRVGKAVLTVDPATKTVTNSTAELLNVTGYPADAAVADIVAKAKVTADELGKRPLGKITADIKRAYSAAGAEDRGAESVLGNFIADVQLSQTSAAGRGGAQIAFMNPGGLRADLLYGTDGTVTYANAFSVQPFSNDVVTQTLTGAQIKQVLEEQWQPAGASRPVLHLGSSKGLTYSYDVNQPRGSKIIASSLKLNGVVLNPTGTYRVTSNSFLAAGGDNFTTLGQGTNRVTTGDNDLTMLVNYFAANSPVTADPVARSTPGTATPADTTPPTGTFELGATALWPGQPMTLTPVALGDDVSAADKIKKVVSWGDGTTSESLTHTYAKAGDYTVSVQLTDEAGNQAAATIEGAAVVKVTAQPKGVYLLAPQSIWAGQTTVLAVSKVSGASKLVIAWGDGATSDMSANGALISHTYTKAGTFTVTVTPHNAAGAGTAVKAGSVKVTADTYAPGVRFVPPLIPSSASAWRSLNGLASDTGLGVATVSATLIQERSGQWHYFDGAQWVKASSQTDAAAKAKVLTDAPLPVLGVWSIGLRGVEKGTLKVTYWATDRAGNDSVKQSYTAKITK; translated from the coding sequence ATGCATCGATATTTGCGCCGCGGCCCGTCCGCGGCGGCGCTCCGAGCGATCGGCGCCGCCGCGCTCGCGACCGCGATCGGCGTGAGCCTGGCCGGACCGGCCGTGGCCGCCGCGCCGGGCGACCCGTTCATCAGTGAGATCCACTACGACAACGCCGGCACCGACACCGGTGAGGCCGTCGAGGTGCAGGCCCCGGCCGGCACCGACCTGACCGGCTGGCAGATCGTCCTCTACAACGGCAACGGCGGCGCGGCCTACAACACGGCCACGCTCAGCGGCGCCGTGCCGGCGGCCGGTGTGGTCGTCCAGAACTACCCGGCGGACGGCATCCAGAACGGCGCGCCCGACGGCGTGGCTCTGGTCAAGCCGGACGGCTCGGTCGCCGAGTTCCTCAGCTACGAGGGCGTGATGACCGGCACCGGCGGCCCGGCCAACGGTCTGACCAGCACGGACATCGGTGTCTCGGAGATCGCCTCGACGCCCGTCGGGCACTCGCTGCAGAAGCTCGACGGCACATGGCAGGCCCCGGCGGCCAGTTCCTTCGGCGTTCTGAACAAGAACACGCCTGAGGAGCCCGGTGAGCCGGCTTCCTGCGACACGGCCGTGACCCACACGATCGCCCAGGTGCAGGGCACCGGCGCGGCCACCCCCGTGGCCAACACCAAGGTCACCGTCGAGGGTGTCGTGACCGCCGACCACCGTACGGGTGGCTACAACGGCGTCTACGTGCAGACCGCGGGCACCGGTGGGGACCGCCCGGTCACGGCCGGCACCGCCTCGGACGCCGTCTTCGTCTACTTCGGCACCAGCGTGGCCAACGCGCCGACGGTGAAGATCGGCGACCGGGTACGGGTCACCGGCACGGTCACCGAGTTCAACGGGCTCACCGAGATCACCACCACGGCCCAGGGTGACACCGCCGTCTGCGCGAGCGGCGTCGCGCTGCCCGCCCCGGTGGCGCTGAGCCTGCCGCTGGCCGACGCGGCCCGCGAGTCGGTCGAGTCGATGCTGGTCGCGCCCGTGGGGGCGTACACGGTCGCGGACGTCTACAACACCAACCGGTACGGCGAGATCATCCTGGCCGCCGGCAACGAGGTCGCCCCGATCCCGACCGACCTGGCCCGCCCCGGTTCGGCCGAGGCCCTGGCGATCAAGGCCGACAACAAGGCCCGCCGGATCCTGGTCGACGACGGCCGCACCACCAACCTGGCCGAGGCCGGGCTCGCGCCCGCGTACCTGACCAAGGACAACCCCATCCGGGTCGGCGACACCGTCGAGAAGTTCGGCCCGAGCGTGCTGAGCTTCGGCTTCAGCGAGTGGCGCCTGCAGCCGGTCGACCCGGCCGCCCTGCAGACCACGTTCAAGGACACCAATCCCCGTACGCCGGCTCCGGCCGACGTCGGTGGTGACCTCCGGGTGGCCAGCTTCAACGTGCTCAACTACTTCGTCCACTTCGGTGGCGAGGCCCGCGGCGCCACCGACGCGGCCGCGCTGGCCAAGCAGCAGGCAAAGATCGTCTCGGCGATCAGCGCGCTGGACGCCGACGTCGTCGCGCTCATGGAGATCGAGAACTCGGTCCGCTTCGAGCCCGACGACCCCCAGGTGGCGCTGAAGACGCTGGTGGGCGCGCTGAACGCGAAGGACGGCGCGGGCACGTGGGACTACGTGCGCTCGCCGGCCGACCTGCCCGGCCCCGAGCAGCAGGACTTCATCACCACGGCGATCATCTTCAAGCCGGCCGCGGTCACCCCGAAGGGCGCCGCGCGCTCGGTGAACGACGAGTCGGTGTGGGCGAACGCCCGGGAGCCGATCGCGCAGACCTTCACCGCCGGTACGGCCACCTTCACCGTGGTCGCCAACCACCTGAAGTCCAAGAGCGCGTCGACCCCGCCGAGCGGTGACAACGTGGACACCGGGGACGGGCAGGGCGCGTACAACGGGGACCGCAAGCGGCAGGCCGCCGCGCTGGCCACGTTCGTGAAGTCGCTCGGCACCGACGACGTGCTCCTGCTGGGCGACTTCAACGCGTACAGCCAGGAGGACCCGATCCAGGTGCTGGCCGACGCGGGATACCGGAACATCGCGGGCGCGGACGAGAAGTCGTACGTCTTCGGTGGTGAGTCGGGCTCGCTCGACCATGCCCTCGCGAGCGCCTCGCTGGCGTCGAAGGTGACCGGCGTGGACGTCTGGAACATCAACTCGGTCGAGTCGTTCGCCTACGAGTACGACGGCTATGCGCCGTTCTACAGCGCCGACCCGTACCGGGCCAGCGACCACGACCCGGTCGTCGTGGGCCTCAGGACCGGCAACGCCGGCCCGGTGGACCTGCAGCTGCTCAGCATCAACGACTTCCACGGCCGCCTCGAGCCGCCCACCGCCGGCAACGGGGGCGCGGCCCAGCTCGTCGGCATGGTCAACGAGCTACGCAAGGCCAACCCGAACACCGCGTGGATCTCGGCCGGTGACAACATCGGCGCGTCCACGTTCATCTCCGCGATCGACGATGACAACCCGACGATCGACGTGCTAAACGCGGGCAAGCTGGCCGTCTCGGCGGTCGGCAACCACGAGTTCGACAAGGGCCTGGCCGACCTGCAGGGTCGCGTCGAGGACCGGGCGGACTTCCCGTATCTGGCGGCCAACGTCTACAAGAACGGCGAGCGGGTGCTGCCCGGCTACAGCGTGCAGACGCTGGGCGGGGTCAAGGTCGGCTACATCGGCGTCGTCACCGAGCAGACCGCGGCGCTGGTCAGCCCGGACGGCATCGCCGGCGTCGAGTTCCGCGACCCGGTGGCCGAGGCCAACACCCTGGCCGCGCAGCTCTCCGACGGCAACGAGGCCAACGGCGAGGCCGACGTGCTCGTGCTCCTGGCCCACGAGGGTGCGGCGACCGAGAACATCGGCTCGGCGGCGGCGCTGCAGGCCGACCCGGTCTTCGGCGACTTCACCCGGGTGAGCGCCGAGATCGACGCGATCTTCAGCGGGCACACCCACCAGCCGTACGCGTTCGAGGTTCCCGTCCCCGGCACCGACCGGACCCGTCCGGTGATCCAGGCCGAGGACTACGGACTGCGGGTCGGCAAGGCCGTGCTCACCGTCGACCCGGCCACCAAGACGGTCACCAACTCGACGGCCGAGCTGCTCAACGTGACCGGCTACCCGGCCGACGCCGCGGTGGCCGACATCGTGGCCAAGGCCAAGGTCACCGCGGACGAGCTGGGCAAGCGGCCGCTGGGCAAGATCACGGCGGACATCAAGCGGGCCTACAGCGCCGCGGGCGCCGAGGACCGGGGCGCCGAATCCGTGCTGGGCAACTTCATCGCCGACGTCCAGCTCAGCCAGACCAGCGCGGCCGGCCGGGGTGGGGCCCAGATCGCCTTCATGAACCCGGGCGGGCTGCGGGCCGACCTGCTCTACGGCACCGACGGCACGGTCACCTACGCCAACGCGTTCTCGGTGCAGCCCTTCTCCAACGACGTGGTCACCCAGACGCTGACCGGTGCGCAGATCAAGCAGGTGCTCGAGGAGCAGTGGCAGCCGGCGGGCGCGTCCCGCCCGGTGCTGCACCTCGGCTCGTCCAAGGGCCTCACCTACTCGTACGACGTGAACCAGCCGCGGGGCTCGAAGATCATTGCTTCCAGCCTCAAGCTGAACGGCGTCGTGCTCAATCCGACGGGCACCTACCGGGTCACGTCGAACTCGTTCCTGGCCGCGGGTGGCGACAACTTCACCACGCTCGGACAGGGCACGAACCGCGTCACCACCGGCGACAACGACCTCACCATGCTGGTCAACTACTTCGCCGCGAATTCGCCGGTCACCGCCGACCCCGTGGCGCGCAGCACGCCCGGCACGGCCACCCCGGCCGACACCACGCCGCCGACCGGCACGTTCGAGCTGGGCGCCACCGCGCTCTGGCCGGGCCAGCCGATGACGCTGACCCCGGTCGCGCTGGGCGACGACGTCAGCGCCGCCGACAAGATCAAGAAGGTCGTGTCCTGGGGTGACGGCACCACGTCGGAGAGCCTGACCCACACGTACGCCAAGGCCGGCGACTACACCGTCTCGGTGCAGCTGACCGACGAGGCGGGCAACCAGGCGGCGGCCACCATCGAGGGCGCCGCGGTCGTCAAGGTCACGGCGCAGCCCAAGGGCGTGTATCTGCTGGCCCCGCAGTCGATCTGGGCCGGGCAGACCACCGTGCTCGCGGTGAGCAAGGTCAGCGGCGCCTCGAAGCTGGTCATCGCCTGGGGTGACGGCGCCACGTCCGACATGTCGGCCAACGGCGCCCTGATCTCGCACACCTACACCAAGGCCGGCACCTTCACGGTCACGGTCACGCCGCACAACGCGGCCGGTGCGGGCACGGCCGTCAAGGCCGGCTCGGTCAAGGTCACGGCCGACACGTACGCCCCCGGCGTGCGCTTCGTGCCGCCGCTGATCCCGTCCTCGGCCTCGGCCTGGCGCTCGCTGAACGGCCTGGCCAGTGACACCGGCCTGGGCGTGGCCACGGTCTCGGCCACGCTGATCCAGGAGCGCTCGGGTCAGTGGCACTACTTCGACGGCGCCCAGTGGGTCAAGGCGTCCTCGCAGACCGACGCCGCGGCCAAGGCCAAGGTCCTGACCGACGCACCGCTGCCCGTCCTGGGCGTGTGGAGCATCGGCCTCCGGGGCGTCGAGAAGGGCACGCTGAAGGTCACCTACTGGGCGACCGACCGAGCCGGCAACGACTCGGTGAAGCAGTCCTACACAGCGAAGATCACCAAGTAG